The Mesorhizobium sp. B2-8-5 genome segment CTGCGCATCGGCACGATGCGCAACCGCGTGCCAGACATGTGGCTGGGCGACGTGCGCGCGCAGATCGGCGCCTGCCGCACCGGCGAGCGCCGCATCGGCGAATTGTTCGCCCGCTACGGCCGCGACACCATCCTCGGCTTCGTCGAAGACTGGTTCGACTACGGTGCGCGCTGCGCCAAGGCGGCGATCGCCAAGCTGCCGGCCGGCAGCTACAGCTACGAGACGCGCCATGACCCGGTGCCCGGCGTCGCCGACGAAGGCATTCCGGTCAGGGTGACGATCAATGTCGATCCGGAAAAGGGCGAGATCGTCGTCGACGTGCGCGACAACATCGACAATGTGCCGGGCGGGCTCAACCTGTCGGAAAACACCGCAACAGGCTCCTGCCGGATCGGCGTTTTCAACAATCTCGACGAGAGCATTCCGCACAATGAGGGCGCGAAGTCGCAGATCAAGGTGCTGCTGCGCGAGGGAAGCGTCGTCGGCAAGCCGAAATATCCGGTCGGCACTTCGGTCGCCACCACTAACGTCAACGACCGCCTGATGATTGCCGGCAACTGCGTCTTTTCGCGCATGGGCGCGCCTTACGGCCAGGCCGAGAGCGGCTCGCACCTGCCGGCCGGCGTCGGCGTCATCTCCGGCGAGGATCCGTTCAAGCACGGCAAGTCCTATGTCAACCAGGTCTTCGTCGGCTATGCCGGCGGCGGCGCCCGCCATGGCTTCGATGGCTGGCTGACCTATTGCGGCCCGGCCAATGCCGGCCTCATTCAGCTCGACTCGGTCGAGGTCGACGAATCGATGTATCCGATCGTCATCGAGCGCCGTGGCGTGCTGCCTGGATCGCAGGGTTTCGGCGAGTTCGAGGGCGCGCCGGCGACCGGCGGCGTCTTCTATCCGCTCGACCACGACATGACGATCGTCTACGCCGCCGACGGCACCAGCTTCCCGCCGCGCGGCGTGCTGGGGGGCGGCGACGGCAAGGAGAGCGAGACGATCAAGCTTCGGGCCGACGAGAAGATCGTGTTGCCGGCCTTCAGCGAAGAGACGATCGAGAATGGCGCCCGTATCGAGTTCACCGCCTGCGGCGGCGGCGGTTACGGCGACCCGCTGAGGCGCGATCCGAAGCGTGTCGCGGCAACCGTCAATCGCGGCTGGCTGAGCCGCGAGGATGCCGAGACGGTCTACAAGGTGGTTCTGGTCGATGCCGACGAGCCTGGCCTGCTCAAGGTCGACGAAGCCCGTACAGCCGCCCTCAGAACCGTTTGACTCCGATAGAGCGTTTCACCGTTTCACGGAAACGGCGAACCGCTCTATCCCTTTGTTTTTACGCAATTCCGGACGGAAGGTTACGGCGAAGACGCCGAACTTAACCGCTCACACTTTTCCTGGAATTGCTTAGGCGCGGAACTGGTCTGCGAGAGACCTCGAATTCCGGGCCGGTGGTTGGAGAGGGAGCGCCTGCCCGGCGGTGTGCGATGCATGACGACCGACCCGTGCCGAGCCGCGGCCTGCCACCGATAGACGCTGCTCTTCTGCTCCTGGCAGCAGCGATCTACGGCGGCATCTTTCCGATCAACCGGCTGGCCGCCGAGACGCAATGGCCGCCTGTGGGTTTCGCCTTTGCCCAATCGCTTGCGGCAGGCGTGATCCTGGCTCTGGCGGCGGTAGCCGCCGGCGGTCGGTTCGCCGTCACCGTCGGGCAGATGGGCACGTACCTGATCATGGGCGGCCTGGTGGTTGGCCTGCCGATCGGCATACTGGTGTCGGCCGCTCCGCATGTCGACGCCTCGGTGCTCACCCTGGTGCTTTGCCTATCTCCCATATTCACCCTCGCCATCGGCGCGCTGGCGGGCCTTGATCGCTTCGATTGGCGCACTTTCGCCGGCATGATGCTCGGATTGGCCGGCGTGGCTGTCCTCGCGCTGCCCGGTGTAGGCGTTGTCGGTTCGGACGGCATCGTTTGGTTTCTGGTGGCCCTCATTGCCCCGGTCATGTTTGCTGCCGCCAACAACTGCGCCAAATGGCTGCGCCCCGAAGGTGCGTCCTCCGTAATGATGGCGGCTGGAACGTTGCTGGGAGGGGCCGTCGTTGCCGGCGTTGTCATGCTTGCGCTCGGCGGTGCGGCGTTGCCGTCCGAGTGGACGGGCAGGACCGCGATGCCGCTCGTCCTGGCGACGGCGATCAATGCCGTCTTCTTCGTCCTGTTCTTCGTATTGGTCGCTCGTATTGGGCCGACGCGCTTTTCGGTCTTCAACTATCTGGCCGTGGCCGCCGGTATCTTCTGGAGTCTGGCCGTCTTCGACGAACGACCGGCCGCCTCGTTCTGGGTGGCCCTGTTCCTGATGCTTGCAGCCATGTACCTGGTGCTGTCGCGCAAGCTCGACTGACCATCTGGTTACCGCTGGTCGGCCACGGCCTTTCACATGATGCCGAAGGTCTTGTAAGCATCCACCGCGCTCATTCCCTCGCGGATCGCCTTGGCGACGCGTTTTTCTCCGCGGACTTTTTCGAGGGCCAGGCGCACCACTTCTTCCTCGGCTTCAGCGGGGACAACAAGGACACCTTCCTTGTCGCCGAACAGCAGTGTTCCCGGCTCTATGCGCACGCCGCCGATTTCGAGCGCGCAGCGATAGTCGACGACTTTGCCGCGCACGCCTTGGTCCTGCGCGTAATAACCGGCGCAGAAGCAGGGAAATCCCAGCGCCTTGATGCCGTCCGTGTCGCGGGCGAAACCGTCGACCAGCGCGCCGCGCGCGCCAAGGATCTTCGCACGCGTCGACATCAACTCGCCCCACAGCGCGTAGCGGGGCGAGGCGCCGCTGGCGACGTAGATCTCGCCGGGCTTCAAATCGTCGAGCGCTTCGAACATCAGCCCGAACGGCTTGCTCATCAGTGGGTTGTGCGTCGGTCCGTTGGACGGGAAGATATCGGTCTCGAGCACGGGCATGGCACGGCCAAGCAATCGCGTGCTTTCGTCAACTGGCTTGAACACCGGCGGCAGGAACTGATGCTGCAGCCCCAGCGTGTCCATTACGTCGCCGACCACCGCAACGAAGAGTTCGGTTTCGAACAGGCGGTACATTTCGCCGTCGTCGGCATAGAGGCGCGTCAATCTGGTCATCAGGCTTGCATCCGGATGTTGGTGGATTGAATGGTCCGCGAAGGTCCCAGCGCTGCGGCATTCTGCACCAGCGCGCGCATATAGCCGAGCGCAAAGGCCTTCCCCGCGTGCCAGGGCGCGTCGCAGAACATTTCCGGCGTGTGGTCGGGGATGATGACGCCCTCATAGTTTTCGTCGCGCAGGATGCGGACGATCTCGGCCATGTCGATGTCGCCGTCGTCGACGAAGGTCTCGTGATAGTTCGGCACCTTGCCGCGCACGTTGCGAAAATGGATGTAGCCGATGCGCTTGCGTCGGGCGAAGCGCCGGACATGCCCGTAAATCTCGTCGGCGCCCGGCATTTCCTGCAGCGAGCCGAGACAGAGTTCCAGCCCGTTGGACGGTGAATCGACGATTTCCATCAGCCGGTCGTATTTTTCCGGCCGGTTGACGAGCCGCGCCGCGCCCCGCAGCGCTTCGGCCGGCGGATCGTCCGGATGCGCGGCGAGCACCACGCCGGCTTCCTCGGCTACCGGAACGACTTCCCGCAGGAAGGCGCCGAGCCGCTGCCAGAGCTCATCGCTGCTCACCGTCACCGGCGCGGCGGCCGGCCGGCCGGCGCGGTAGCGCATGTTCCAGACCACGCCGTCGGGGAGGGGCAAATCGGGGTCGATGGCCGCAAGGTCGAGCCCAACCGACATAGCCTCGCCGCGCGCGAAGGGCCCGCGCGACCAGCCCCAGACACCGGCGATGGAGAAGTTGTAGCCGATGCACGGGATGCCGGCGCGGCCGGCATCCTGGATAAGCCGCTTCAGCCCTTCGATCTGCTTCGCCCTGTCGGGACCATCGAGCAAAATGTCGGACCAGAAGCGCGGCGAGAAATTCTCGATCGCGGCGATTTCCAGCCCGTTGTCGCGCACGGTCCTGACCAGGCCGGCGAAGTCCTCGTAGTTCCACAGCGCATCGGTGGAGCAATCGCCCCAGCCTTCCTTCTCGCTGCCGGCCGACAGCGAAGGATCACGCCCGCGAAAATAGTTGGTGAGGTGGGCAACGATGTGGGTGGCGCCCGCCTGGCGGGCGAAGCGGAAATTGTCCGGTGTCAGCGACTCCCGGTAAAGACCAAGACCGATCTTCATGGTCATTTCACGCCAATGCCAGCGGTCAGGCCGCCGTCGATCTTGTAGTCCGCGCCGGTGCAGAAGCCGGCCTTGGAAGAGCACAGAAAGGCGATGAGCTCCGCCACTTCCTCGGGCTCGCCGATGCGGCCGAGCGGATGGGCCGCGCCGAAGCGCCTGTAGGCTTCCTCGACGTCGGCATCGCTGCCGTTTTCGCCACGCGCGGCCTTCTCCAGGATCGGCGTGCGGATCGAGCCGGGGCTGACCGAATTGACCCGGATGCCGGCGGCCGCATAGTCGAGCGCCAGCGAACGCGTCAGCGTGTGGATGGCGCCCTTGGTGGTGGCATAGGCGGCGACGTTCTGCTGGCAGGCGAAACCCTGCACCGAGGCGACGTTGACGATCGCCCCGCCACCGCGCTTGATCATTTCCGGGATGCCGAAATGGGCGGTCAGATAGATCGAGCCGACATTGACCGTCATTGCCTTGTTCCAGGTTTCCCAGTCGGTCGTCGTCGCGGTTCCATAGGGATGGACCGCCGCCGAATTGACGATCACGTCGAGGCCGCCGAAGCGCGCCACGCCGGCAGCGACGGCGTCGCGGACCTGGTCTTGCACGGAGACGTCGGTGTCCACGACCAGCGTGCCGGCCCCTGAGCTTCCCAACTCCGCTCGCATCGCGGCATTGGCCAAGCGGTCGATGCCGCAGGCGACGATCGCGGCGCCGCCGGCGGCAAGGCGCCTGGCGGTCGCGAGACCGATCCCGGTCGTCCCTGTCACCAGCGCGACCTTGCCTTCAAAATCCTTCATTGCGGGAACTCCTTCATTCACGTGTCGGAAGCCGGCTCTTCCGGCAGGAATCGCAGGGCGAAATCGAGATGGCGGCTCATCAGATAGGCGTAAGCCAGCCTGTCGCGAGCGCGTAGCGCGGCTATGATCTCGCCATGCGCGGCGCGGGTGTCGGCCAGCACCGGGCGCATTTCCTTGCCGATGGTCATGATCCGCAGGATCACGGGCGACAGGAAGGAATACATGTCGGTGAGCATGCGGTTGTCCGCCAGCCCGATCAGGGACATGTGGAAATTGAAATCGTTCTCTGCGGCTTCCTCGATCGAGCGGCTGTCGACGATCCGGGCATTGATCTCATCGAGCGCTTCGATCTGCTCGCTCGTGGCATTGAGCACGATGTGGTCGCCGATGCCGACCTCGATGATGCGCCTAAAACCCTGGATGTCGGCAAAGGACGAGCGCGAAACATCCATGTGGGCGGCGAAGAAATTCTGGATGGCGATGCTCTGCCCGTCGGCGAGCACCGCGCCGACGCGCGGTTTGGGCTCGATCAGTCCATAGGTGCGGATGGTGCGCAACGCCTCGCGCACCGTGTTGCGACTGGCGCCGGTGATCTCGCTGAGCTCGCGTTCCGTCGGCAGCACGTCGCCGACATTGAGCTGTCGCGCGCGAATAAGGTCGAGGATCCGTCCTGCCGCAGTGTCGACCGCGGAGCTGCCGCCAGCGCGGCGGGCAACGACGTTATCGCGCACGGCTTGCGAATTTTCAGGCATCGATCCTCCTAATTGTTGGACCAACATATCGTATGATCTAAGGAAAACAACCGGTTTTGGGGTTGATGTTGGGGAATTTTCGGGGCTTTCCCCGAGAGGTCAGCCATTCGTGAGCGCCAAATTTTAATTTGACTCCCATTGTGGTCCAACAATAAGTTGCCGACCTCTCACGGAGGAAAGCGGCAAATGGAACAAACCTGGCGCTGGTACGGTCCGGACGATCCGGTGACCCTCGATCACGTCAAACAGGCGGGCGCGACGGGCGTGGTCTCGGCCCTGCACGGCATCTATGACGGGCGCGTCTGGCCGCTGGAAAATATCCTCGAGCGCAAGCGGATCATCGAGGCGGCAGGACTGACCTGGTCGGTGGTCGAGAGCATTCCCGTCCACAACTCGATCAAGATCGGTTCGCCGGAGCGACTCCGCTATGTCGGCTTCTACAAGGATACGATCCGTGCCCTCGCCAAGGCCGGCATCGCGACGATCTGCTACAACTTCATGCCTGTGGTCGACTGGACCCGCACGGATCTGGCCTACCGCCTGCCGACGACAGGTTATGCGCTGCGTTTCGATGCGATCGATTTCGCCGCCTACGACCTGTTCGTGCTGAAGCGCCGGAATGCCGAGGCCGGCTATACGCCTGCCCGCATCGCCGAGGCGGAAGCGCGGCTGAAGGAGCTTAGCGACGAGAAGATCGACGGGATCGAGCGCAATCTCATCGCCGGCCTGCCCGCCACCGAGCGCGCCTACAACCGCGACAGCTTTCGCGAGGCCTTGGCCGACTACGATGCGATCGGGCCGAAGGAATTGCGCGAGAACCTGGCCTGGTTCTTGCGCGAGATCATTCCGGTGGCCGAGGAGGAAGGGGTGCGCATGTGCATCCATCCCGACGATCCGCCGTTCTCGCTCTACGGCCTGCCGCGCATCGTCTCGACCGCCGAAGATGCGCGCTTCATCCTCAATGCCGTCGACAGCCCGGCCAATGGCCTGACCTTCTGCACCGGCTCCTACGGCACGCGCGCCGACAACGACATCGTCGCCATGGTCAAGGAGTTCGCCAGCCGCATCCATTTCGTCCATCTGCGCAACGTCACCATCGAGGATGACGGCTCTTTCCACGAGGCCGAGCACCTCGAGGGCGGCACCGACATGGCGCATGTCATCCTCGCGCTGATGCAGGAGGAGGCGCGCCGTCGCAAGGAAGGCCGCGCCGACTGGCGCATTCCGATGCGGCCGGACCACGGGCATCTGCTCGCCGACGACATCGGCAAGACCAGGATCAATCCCGGCTACTCGCTGATCGGCCGGCTGAAGGGCCTCGCCGAATTGCGGGGCATCATGCGCGCCGTCGAGCGGTTCGGGCTGGCTTGAGGCGGTTTGCGTATGTAAAAACTGTTTGCTCAGGTAAAAATACCTGCTAGTGGTTTGCGGACCGGGCACATGCCCGGTTTGCAGGGAGGAATTGCCGGATATGACAAGACTGCGCGGTCTTGCGTGGGATCATCGACGTTGCTGGGGTCCGCTGGATGCCAGTGTCGGGCCGTATCGCGCCGCCAATCCCGGCCTGGAGATCGAATGGGACCGGCGCAGCCTCTATGAATTCGGCGAGGGCGCGCTCGGCCCCGTGCTCTCGGCCTACGATCTGGTGGTGTTCGACCATCCCTTCATCGGCGACATCGCGCAGGACGAGCTGATGGTGCCGTTCGACGCTTATCTGTCGGCGGAGCAGGTCCGCTTCTTCGAGCAGGATTCCGTCGGTCCGTCCTGGCGGTCCTACGAGAAGAGCGGGCGCCAATGGGCATTGCCGATCGATGCCGCCTGCCACGTCGCCTCGTATCGCCCGGACCTGCTGGAACGCTACGCACCGGTGCCCCGCACGCATGAAGAGGTGGTCGCGCTCGGCCGGCTGGCGCGCAAGGACGGGAAATGGCTCGGCCTGCCTTTCGTGCCGACGGACGCCATGTGCCTGCTGTTGACGCTTGGCGACCCACAGGAGGACGGCGAGCAATTCATCGCGACGGACATGGTCGAGCAGGTCGTCGGGCAATTGCGCGAGCTTGCGGCGCTGTCGCATCCGAACTCGTCCGGTTGGAATCCGATCCGCTGCTACGACCACATGGTCGCGCATGACGACGTTGTCTATGTGCCGTTCGCCTTCGGCTACGTGAACTATGCCGCGAAGACCGACAGGCCGTATCTGCGCTTTGCCGACGTGCCGACCCCGCGATCGGCCGGCGCCCTGCTCGGCGGCGCCGGCATCGGCGTCAGCGCCCAGTCGAAGCACAAGCAGCAGGCGATCGACTACGCGCTGTTCCTATGCTCGCCCGACTATCAGCGCGGCGACTATGTGAAGTCGGGTGGACAGCCGGGATCGCTGGCAGCCTGGAAGGACGCCGAAGTCAATCGTCTCTCCGAAGATTTCTTCTCCTCGACGCTGCGCACGATCAGCTCGTCCTATCTGCGTCCGACACATCCAGGCTTCATCGCCTTCTTCCGCGAATGCGCGCCGCGCGCGGCCGCGGCCATAGCCGGCGACATCGGCGCTGCGGAGCTCGCCGACCACGTGAACCGCCTCTATCGCGAAACCAGGCAACCGGAACGGAGCATTGCGTGATGGCTGCCGGTATTGCCGAAACGCTCGAGGAAAGTGAAAGCGGCCGCAATGGATATCGCGTGCCGGCGGTGGAGAAGGCGCTCGACGTGCTGGAGTTCATGGCCTCCAGCGCCGATGCGATGACCCAGACCGAGATCGCGACCGGCCTTGGCAGGTCCATCCACGAAATTTACCGCATCCTGCTTTTGCTGGAGAAGCGCGGCTACATCTTCCGCACGCAATCGGACCGCTTCCGGCTGTCGCTGAAACTGTTCGAGCTGGCGCATATGCATCCGCCGGTGAACAGGCTCGTCGAATCCGCGCTGCCGGCGATGCGCGAATTGACCGCCAATGCCGACCAGAGCTGCCACCTTGTGGTGCGTGAAGGGCAGAACGCGCTGGTGGTGCTGCAGATCGATTCACCGCTGCCGATGCGCTATTCGGTTGCGCTCGGATCGCATTTCCCGATCCTGGAAACCAGTTCCGGCGCGGTGCTGCTCGCCCACTCGAACCGGTCCGAGCGCGACCGCATCGTCGAGCGCATCGTCGCCGTCGGCGAAGGCCAGGGAACGCGCGGGGAAATCGAGGCACGGCTGAACGAGGTGGCCAGGCTTGGCTACGAGATGCGCGCGTCGCTGGCTGTCGAGGGCTGCACCAACATCTCCATGCCCGTGCGCGACCATGTCGGCGCCGTCATCGCCGCGCTTACGGTCCCGCTGCTGCCGCAGAAAGCAGCACGTTTCGACCGTCAGACCGTCTTCGAACGAACCCGGACAGCCGCCGAGAAGATATCGGCCGCGCTCGGTTGGGGCGAAGCCAACAGCTCTTCACGTGCCGACCCGGAACGGCGGGATTACCCGTTCAGCGACTGAGACAA includes the following:
- a CDS encoding SDR family NAD(P)-dependent oxidoreductase — translated: MKDFEGKVALVTGTTGIGLATARRLAAGGAAIVACGIDRLANAAMRAELGSSGAGTLVVDTDVSVQDQVRDAVAAGVARFGGLDVIVNSAAVHPYGTATTTDWETWNKAMTVNVGSIYLTAHFGIPEMIKRGGGAIVNVASVQGFACQQNVAAYATTKGAIHTLTRSLALDYAAAGIRVNSVSPGSIRTPILEKAARGENGSDADVEEAYRRFGAAHPLGRIGEPEEVAELIAFLCSSKAGFCTGADYKIDGGLTAGIGVK
- a CDS encoding FadR/GntR family transcriptional regulator; this translates as MPENSQAVRDNVVARRAGGSSAVDTAAGRILDLIRARQLNVGDVLPTERELSEITGASRNTVREALRTIRTYGLIEPKPRVGAVLADGQSIAIQNFFAAHMDVSRSSFADIQGFRRIIEVGIGDHIVLNATSEQIEALDEINARIVDSRSIEEAAENDFNFHMSLIGLADNRMLTDMYSFLSPVILRIMTIGKEMRPVLADTRAAHGEIIAALRARDRLAYAYLMSRHLDFALRFLPEEPASDT
- a CDS encoding hydantoinase B/oxoprolinase family protein, with the translated sequence MDSINRLELDVAERRVDPFLMSVLKSRFEAIVREMTLVVMRASRSAVIKNARDFSCAILTYDHRLVSVEDALPIHVMSMDMATRPLTDLFDDITQGDIFLNNCPYTGGTHHADLIMAMPVFFDGEPLFWVVALSHHADTGAPVPSTYLPFAKNIFEEGMHFPCVRVAQNYEEKKDILRIGTMRNRVPDMWLGDVRAQIGACRTGERRIGELFARYGRDTILGFVEDWFDYGARCAKAAIAKLPAGSYSYETRHDPVPGVADEGIPVRVTINVDPEKGEIVVDVRDNIDNVPGGLNLSENTATGSCRIGVFNNLDESIPHNEGAKSQIKVLLREGSVVGKPKYPVGTSVATTNVNDRLMIAGNCVFSRMGAPYGQAESGSHLPAGVGVISGEDPFKHGKSYVNQVFVGYAGGGARHGFDGWLTYCGPANAGLIQLDSVEVDESMYPIVIERRGVLPGSQGFGEFEGAPATGGVFYPLDHDMTIVYAADGTSFPPRGVLGGGDGKESETIKLRADEKIVLPAFSEETIENGARIEFTACGGGGYGDPLRRDPKRVAATVNRGWLSREDAETVYKVVLVDADEPGLLKVDEARTAALRTV
- the uxuA gene encoding mannonate dehydratase, whose translation is MEQTWRWYGPDDPVTLDHVKQAGATGVVSALHGIYDGRVWPLENILERKRIIEAAGLTWSVVESIPVHNSIKIGSPERLRYVGFYKDTIRALAKAGIATICYNFMPVVDWTRTDLAYRLPTTGYALRFDAIDFAAYDLFVLKRRNAEAGYTPARIAEAEARLKELSDEKIDGIERNLIAGLPATERAYNRDSFREALADYDAIGPKELRENLAWFLREIIPVAEEEGVRMCIHPDDPPFSLYGLPRIVSTAEDARFILNAVDSPANGLTFCTGSYGTRADNDIVAMVKEFASRIHFVHLRNVTIEDDGSFHEAEHLEGGTDMAHVILALMQEEARRRKEGRADWRIPMRPDHGHLLADDIGKTRINPGYSLIGRLKGLAELRGIMRAVERFGLA
- a CDS encoding DMT family transporter, whose product is MHDDRPVPSRGLPPIDAALLLLAAAIYGGIFPINRLAAETQWPPVGFAFAQSLAAGVILALAAVAAGGRFAVTVGQMGTYLIMGGLVVGLPIGILVSAAPHVDASVLTLVLCLSPIFTLAIGALAGLDRFDWRTFAGMMLGLAGVAVLALPGVGVVGSDGIVWFLVALIAPVMFAAANNCAKWLRPEGASSVMMAAGTLLGGAVVAGVVMLALGGAALPSEWTGRTAMPLVLATAINAVFFVLFFVLVARIGPTRFSVFNYLAVAAGIFWSLAVFDERPAASFWVALFLMLAAMYLVLSRKLD
- a CDS encoding RraA family protein, translated to MTRLTRLYADDGEMYRLFETELFVAVVGDVMDTLGLQHQFLPPVFKPVDESTRLLGRAMPVLETDIFPSNGPTHNPLMSKPFGLMFEALDDLKPGEIYVASGASPRYALWGELMSTRAKILGARGALVDGFARDTDGIKALGFPCFCAGYYAQDQGVRGKVVDYRCALEIGGVRIEPGTLLFGDKEGVLVVPAEAEEEVVRLALEKVRGEKRVAKAIREGMSAVDAYKTFGIM
- a CDS encoding IclR family transcriptional regulator is translated as MAAGIAETLEESESGRNGYRVPAVEKALDVLEFMASSADAMTQTEIATGLGRSIHEIYRILLLLEKRGYIFRTQSDRFRLSLKLFELAHMHPPVNRLVESALPAMRELTANADQSCHLVVREGQNALVVLQIDSPLPMRYSVALGSHFPILETSSGAVLLAHSNRSERDRIVERIVAVGEGQGTRGEIEARLNEVARLGYEMRASLAVEGCTNISMPVRDHVGAVIAALTVPLLPQKAARFDRQTVFERTRTAAEKISAALGWGEANSSSRADPERRDYPFSD
- a CDS encoding ABC transporter substrate-binding protein; its protein translation is MTRLRGLAWDHRRCWGPLDASVGPYRAANPGLEIEWDRRSLYEFGEGALGPVLSAYDLVVFDHPFIGDIAQDELMVPFDAYLSAEQVRFFEQDSVGPSWRSYEKSGRQWALPIDAACHVASYRPDLLERYAPVPRTHEEVVALGRLARKDGKWLGLPFVPTDAMCLLLTLGDPQEDGEQFIATDMVEQVVGQLRELAALSHPNSSGWNPIRCYDHMVAHDDVVYVPFAFGYVNYAAKTDRPYLRFADVPTPRSAGALLGGAGIGVSAQSKHKQQAIDYALFLCSPDYQRGDYVKSGGQPGSLAAWKDAEVNRLSEDFFSSTLRTISSSYLRPTHPGFIAFFRECAPRAAAAIAGDIGAAELADHVNRLYRETRQPERSIA
- a CDS encoding mannonate dehydratase is translated as MKIGLGLYRESLTPDNFRFARQAGATHIVAHLTNYFRGRDPSLSAGSEKEGWGDCSTDALWNYEDFAGLVRTVRDNGLEIAAIENFSPRFWSDILLDGPDRAKQIEGLKRLIQDAGRAGIPCIGYNFSIAGVWGWSRGPFARGEAMSVGLDLAAIDPDLPLPDGVVWNMRYRAGRPAAAPVTVSSDELWQRLGAFLREVVPVAEEAGVVLAAHPDDPPAEALRGAARLVNRPEKYDRLMEIVDSPSNGLELCLGSLQEMPGADEIYGHVRRFARRKRIGYIHFRNVRGKVPNYHETFVDDGDIDMAEIVRILRDENYEGVIIPDHTPEMFCDAPWHAGKAFALGYMRALVQNAAALGPSRTIQSTNIRMQA